GGAACCACGATCGTTGTTGTCCCGTAGGTGCCCCCGCCGGGTGTCTTCTTGAGTGCGATCGTTTGGCAGATCGCGGTCGCATCGCCACCTTCAACAACGAACGCAGTCTTATGACCAGGAATTCCGTGTACGTCCGGCACGCCGTCATCGTTCTCAAATGCCCTATACCGCACGACGCCAGGCAGGTTCGCAACCGCCCCGACCATCCCCTCAAGCACCGTTCGGGACGGGATTGCCGTCGATACAGCCTGGCGCTGCCGCAGCACTGGATCCCGCTCCACCGGCGCGCCGGGCGACGCGTCGCTCGCATTCGTGACGGACTGCCAGCCGCGCGTGGGCGTCGCAATTTGCGTCACCGTGCCCGGTGCCGCAATGATGGCGCCGGGAGTCTGGCACGTTGCGGTCACAGTAACCGTGCCTTCCGGGGGAATGACGACGGAGGCCGGCAGCGACCACTTGTTGCCGGCCTTGTCCTGTGTGACACCATTGTTGATCGGCGTTCCGGCTTGCCCGATGATGATCTGGTCAACCGTTGAGAAGCTGCTCTTGGCCCGGCTGATTCCATTGATCTTCACGACGCTGGACAGTCCATTACCCTGCGCCGTCGCCGGCGAGAATGCGTTGTAGACCGCAACAGCGCCGCCATTCGCGTCACTGATTGCCTTTGCAAAGATCGCAACGAGTTGCCCGTCCTGGCTGTCTCCTTCGAGATAGGTGTCCGGCCCGTATATGCCGCGATACTTGCTTTGTAGAAACTCCAGGACCTGTTCGTACGTCGGCACCCAGATTCCGTTGGCATCGATAACCGGCGCGGTACTTGTGATCATAAGGTTGTCGCAAAACTGGTTTCACCGTATTGCGTCGCAATCGTGATCCGCACGATCAGCGTTCGCGCATCGGCATCAAATGAACTTATATACGAGGCGATGAGTGTCACGCCCGGCGTCGATAAAACTCGATCCTTTATCACCGCGTCGTACGCGTCTTTGGTGTACTTGCCAAGCACCTCGGTACGCCACGGTGTGCCGTCCGACGTATCGAGAAACCACTCGCCGGTGAAAAGTGACAGCCGCGTTTTGACTGATTGCGCGACACCCTCCGCTGAGTCGATATAAAAGTCGCCCTGCTGGTTGCCGAAGGAATAATCGCCGTCGGCATCAAGCTTTCGATATCGCATTGGGAAGTCTCAATTCGGCGGGTTGGTATTCTGTCCAGACCCGTTCTCGTGGTGAGTGTGCGTGTCGTCGACCCGCTTCCCGTTGACGACGAACTGACCGATCAGATTGATTGCACCGTAGATGGTCGCCGCCGCGCCACTCGCCGCGCGCCCGATGATCCCGTTCATGAAAGTCAGCAATCCGGCGATAGTTACAGCGCCGGAAAACGTTGACAGCGGCGCATCCACCTCGAATCCGCCGGGCGCAACGATCGTCACTTTTTGCGCTGAGGGATTGAGATCGACATACGTCGACCCGTCGTTGCTGCGAAGTTGTACCGACGCCGTGCTTATGCCGCCGATTTTCGTGACCTGCGAAAAGAATCCGACAAAAGCAAAGCCATCGCTGAGGTCGTGCATCCGCGGCTCCATCGGCGCCTGAACGCCGCCCGACTGCCACCATCCGTCAATGCAACGGGCCGAGAAAACGACCAGGCATTCGTCGCCTGCCGCGACAGGAAAGGTCAGCGTGCACCCACCGCCGCGGGGAAAAAATACCGGCACGTCGACGAGCAGCGGTTTATTCACGAACTGCGCGCTACCGTCTCGCGCATGCACCACGCCTTTGATCGCCAGTTGCACAACGGCCGTCACGTCTTTCGAGCCACTGCCAAAGTTCACGGATTCGATAATTCCTGGCTCTGCTGTCCACAATCCGGAACGCATCCCTTCCATGGCAACGCGCAAAGCCTCTTCCGGGTCGTCCCATTGTTCACGGCTGTCCATTCACCACCGCGTTTGCGTAGGTCGAGGATATCGGCTGCGTACCATTGACCGCAGAACAAATAATGTTCGAATAGAAGTCCTGTCCGCGCGTGTCGCCGACGTTATTCAAAGCGAAAACCTTGTAGAAGCCATCCGAGTCGGTGCTGGGAAAGTAATTCACTGCGGAGTAGTCGACGCTTATCCCAGCCTGCTGAATGCTCGCATTGTCAAGTTGGATCCGGCGACCGGGCTGGATGTTCGGGTTGAGCAGCGCCTTCACGACGATGCCGTCGACGGTTTGGGTCGGCATGCCGATCAGTCCCGTGTTCGACGTTAGAACGATGGTCTCGCCCGGGATGTAGTCGTTGTCCTTCACCATGTGAAGCTGGCCGTCGATGATCGACCATTGCGCCCCCGCACTTCCTGCCAGTTGTCGCATGTAGTCTCGACTGCCCCCGAACATAACCTTGCCGCGCGGCAACTGCGCAGCCGAGAACTCTGGTGTATAGCCTGCGCTCACGCCATAGCTCGACATCGTTTGCATCAACGCGCGATGAGAATCGGTCTGCGACCAGCCGGCCGCCAGGGTGGTGTTGACGACGGCCCAGTTATAGGCTTCGTCTCCATCCGCCGCGATCAGCTCTACGAATGTGTCGGTCGCATTCTCACGGCCTCGCGGCGCCTGCTTGATCGCACCGCTAAAGATCTGGCCAAAATTTCCGTCGTAACCGGCTTGCAGGAATACCTGCGTGAATTCCTGTCTGAGCGCGAGCGCCGTGTTGTCTGCCACGTTATAGATGCGGATCCTCGCGTGCTTCGGCGACTGCGTCGTGGCGCTCCACACTGCGAAGCGAATATGCAGGTCGGAGAGGTCAAGGCCTTTGCCAGAGGCGTCGCCGACTATCAGCGAGATTTTGCGTAACCACTGTTGGCTCATG
This genomic stretch from Paraburkholderia dioscoreae harbors:
- a CDS encoding baseplate J/gp47 family protein, which translates into the protein MITSTAPVIDANGIWVPTYEQVLEFLQSKYRGIYGPDTYLEGDSQDGQLVAIFAKAISDANGGAVAVYNAFSPATAQGNGLSSVVKINGISRAKSSFSTVDQIIIGQAGTPINNGVTQDKAGNKWSLPASVVIPPEGTVTVTATCQTPGAIIAAPGTVTQIATPTRGWQSVTNASDASPGAPVERDPVLRQRQAVSTAIPSRTVLEGMVGAVANLPGVVRYRAFENDDGVPDVHGIPGHKTAFVVEGGDATAICQTIALKKTPGGGTYGTTTIVVPDAYRIPHAISIFRPTDVAIGCQIAMKALPGYNATTGAAVQKAVSDFINGVAIGGGAAGCVEWDACIAAAKSVAGGTTFKIESLTLIGPTGAGSPDVALLFNQAATCTPDAVQLNF
- a CDS encoding Gp138 family membrane-puncturing spike protein, translating into MDSREQWDDPEEALRVAMEGMRSGLWTAEPGIIESVNFGSGSKDVTAVVQLAIKGVVHARDGSAQFVNKPLLVDVPVFFPRGGGCTLTFPVAAGDECLVVFSARCIDGWWQSGGVQAPMEPRMHDLSDGFAFVGFFSQVTKIGGISTASVQLRSNDGSTYVDLNPSAQKVTIVAPGGFEVDAPLSTFSGAVTIAGLLTFMNGIIGRAASGAAATIYGAINLIGQFVVNGKRVDDTHTHHENGSGQNTNPPN
- a CDS encoding phage protein, which codes for MSQQWLRKISLIVGDASGKGLDLSDLHIRFAVWSATTQSPKHARIRIYNVADNTALALRQEFTQVFLQAGYDGNFGQIFSGAIKQAPRGRENATDTFVELIAADGDEAYNWAVVNTTLAAGWSQTDSHRALMQTMSSYGVSAGYTPEFSAAQLPRGKVMFGGSRDYMRQLAGSAGAQWSIIDGQLHMVKDNDYIPGETIVLTSNTGLIGMPTQTVDGIVVKALLNPNIQPGRRIQLDNASIQQAGISVDYSAVNYFPSTDSDGFYKVFALNNVGDTRGQDFYSNIICSAVNGTQPISSTYANAVVNGQP